From the genome of Scytonema hofmannii PCC 7110, one region includes:
- the purC gene encoding phosphoribosylaminoimidazolesuccinocarboxamide synthase, with protein MSALTKLYEGKAKILYTTDEPDILLADFKDDATAFNAQKRGSIQGKGEINCSISSKLFQQLEANGIKTHYIDNPTPNQMRVRAVKILPIEVVVRNIAAGSLCQQTGLPLGTVLKQPLVEFYYKNDPLGDPLLTRDRLLLLELATPEQVDGITHLALQINNFLINFFKRCDITLVDFKLEFGLDSQQQLLLADEISPDTCRLWDNSAGDDPNRRVLDKDRFRRDLGNIENAYQEVLQRVLKAVEGIGSRE; from the coding sequence ATGTCTGCTCTAACAAAATTATACGAAGGCAAAGCAAAAATCCTCTATACAACGGACGAGCCTGATATTCTACTTGCTGATTTTAAAGATGATGCGACTGCTTTCAATGCTCAAAAGCGTGGAAGTATCCAAGGAAAAGGGGAAATTAACTGTAGCATTTCCAGCAAACTTTTTCAACAACTAGAAGCAAATGGTATTAAAACCCACTACATTGACAACCCTACTCCCAATCAAATGCGGGTAAGAGCAGTCAAGATTTTGCCTATTGAAGTCGTTGTCAGGAACATTGCAGCCGGAAGCCTGTGTCAACAAACAGGATTACCATTAGGAACCGTACTCAAACAGCCGTTGGTAGAGTTCTATTACAAAAACGATCCGTTGGGAGACCCCTTGCTAACACGCGATCGCTTACTGCTGTTAGAATTAGCCACACCGGAACAAGTAGATGGTATTACCCATCTAGCATTGCAAATCAACAATTTTCTCATCAACTTTTTTAAAAGGTGTGACATTACTTTAGTAGATTTTAAACTAGAGTTTGGTTTGGACTCACAACAGCAGTTGCTGTTAGCAGATGAAATCAGCCCAGATACGTGTCGATTGTGGGATAATTCCGCCGGCGACGATCCAAATCGCCGAGTTCTTGATAAAGACCGTTTTCGTCGAGACTTGGGAAATATAGAGAATGCATATCAGGAGGTTTTACAACGAGTGCTAAAAGCAGTGGAGGGAATAGGGAGTAGGGAGTAG
- a CDS encoding BamA/TamA family outer membrane protein — MRLSPFIFTVVAIAAPLGNSLSVNAQTAKDLKTEPKTAVTAPTTDPAQVVVGVFPAVVPGSVTKPEVVVPTVITSKTAQNLQPTPNPENQPTGTQQQAPSSPGTNTPQETNQPTEEPVQNNQRLPNFENPPSGTQQQTPVPETQQQTPVPETQQQTPAPETQQQTPVPETQQQTPAPETQQQTPDNTNPPTFQQTPPSTQQETPSEQSPAATEPRVLVSEVLIRSEAGQAIAPELEEQIYRAIRTQPGRTTTRTQLQEDINAVFATGFFSNVQAVPEDTPLGVRVSFVVQPNPVLTKVQLQANPGTNVASVLPADTTDSIFKEQYGKILNLRDLQEGIKQLTKRYQDQGYALANVIGAPQVSENGVVTLQVAEGVVEDIRVQFRNKEGQTTNDKGEPIRGRTQPYIVTRELQLKPGTVFNRNTVQKDLQRVFGLGLFEDVNVSLDPGTDPSRVDVVVNVVERNSGSIAAGAGISSASGLFGTVSYQQQNLNGRNQKLGTEVQIGQRELLFDLRFTDPWIAGDPYRTSYTANIFRRRSISLIFEGDDQDIETVENVNDPNEDGDNPRVVRLGGGINFTRPLSRNPYERSEWTASAGLQYQRVTIKDSDGETIRLGRLENTNEFVDLSESGKGKDDLLLLQLGVARDLRNNPLQPTNGSFLRFGVDQSVPVGLGTIFLTRLRGSYSKYLPIDFTNFTKGPETLAFNVQAGTIFGDLPPYEAFSLGGSNSVRGYEEGGLGSGRSFVQASVEYRFPVFSVVSGALFFDVGSDLGTSTRSAELLNKDGSGIGFGVGVRVQSPLGPIRIDYGVNGDGDSRINFGIGERF, encoded by the coding sequence ATGCGCTTATCCCCCTTTATATTTACAGTTGTAGCGATCGCCGCCCCGTTGGGCAATTCGCTGAGTGTGAATGCACAAACCGCTAAAGATTTAAAAACAGAACCAAAAACAGCGGTTACAGCACCTACAACAGATCCAGCGCAAGTCGTTGTTGGGGTATTCCCAGCAGTTGTACCTGGATCGGTAACAAAGCCAGAAGTTGTAGTACCAACTGTCATAACATCAAAAACTGCACAAAACCTTCAACCAACTCCAAATCCTGAGAATCAACCTACTGGAACTCAGCAACAAGCTCCCTCATCTCCCGGTACAAATACACCACAGGAGACAAACCAGCCAACTGAGGAACCAGTACAAAATAACCAACGACTGCCCAATTTTGAAAATCCACCATCGGGAACTCAGCAACAAACTCCAGTTCCAGAAACTCAGCAACAAACTCCAGTTCCAGAAACTCAGCAACAAACTCCAGCCCCAGAAACTCAGCAACAAACTCCAGTCCCAGAAACTCAGCAACAAACTCCAGCTCCAGAAACTCAGCAACAAACTCCAGACAATACGAACCCACCTACGTTTCAACAAACACCTCCTTCAACTCAACAGGAAACTCCATCAGAACAATCCCCCGCAGCCACAGAACCTCGGGTGCTTGTCTCTGAAGTGTTGATTCGATCTGAAGCAGGACAAGCGATCGCGCCAGAGTTAGAAGAACAAATCTATAGAGCAATTCGTACCCAACCAGGTAGAACCACAACTCGTACACAATTGCAAGAAGATATTAACGCCGTTTTTGCCACAGGGTTCTTCTCCAATGTTCAAGCAGTGCCAGAAGATACCCCATTAGGTGTACGGGTAAGTTTTGTGGTACAACCCAATCCAGTACTGACCAAAGTGCAACTGCAAGCCAATCCTGGTACAAATGTTGCCTCAGTACTACCAGCTGATACTACAGATAGTATATTTAAAGAGCAATATGGTAAAATCCTTAACCTGCGAGATTTACAGGAAGGTATCAAGCAACTAACCAAACGCTATCAAGACCAAGGTTATGCACTAGCGAACGTTATTGGTGCGCCTCAAGTTTCTGAAAATGGAGTTGTCACCCTGCAAGTCGCAGAAGGTGTGGTAGAAGATATTCGAGTTCAGTTCCGCAATAAGGAAGGTCAAACGACAAACGATAAGGGAGAACCAATTCGCGGACGAACACAGCCATATATTGTGACACGAGAACTACAGTTAAAGCCCGGAACCGTTTTCAACCGCAACACAGTACAAAAAGACTTGCAACGGGTATTTGGGCTGGGACTATTTGAAGATGTGAATGTTTCCCTCGATCCCGGTACAGACCCCAGCAGAGTGGATGTCGTGGTCAACGTTGTTGAACGCAATAGCGGTTCTATTGCAGCAGGTGCTGGTATCAGTTCTGCGAGTGGATTATTTGGTACTGTAAGCTATCAGCAGCAAAACCTAAATGGACGAAATCAAAAACTGGGTACTGAGGTACAGATAGGACAAAGAGAATTGTTATTTGACCTCCGCTTTACAGATCCTTGGATCGCTGGTGACCCTTACCGCACTTCTTACACAGCCAATATTTTCCGCCGGAGATCGATTTCATTAATCTTTGAAGGCGACGATCAAGATATCGAAACTGTTGAAAACGTTAATGACCCCAATGAGGACGGTGATAACCCCCGTGTTGTACGCTTGGGAGGCGGTATTAACTTTACCCGTCCTTTGTCTAGAAATCCATATGAAAGATCGGAATGGACAGCATCAGCTGGTTTGCAATACCAGAGAGTGACTATTAAAGATAGTGATGGGGAGACTATAAGACTGGGACGCCTTGAAAACACTAATGAATTTGTTGATCTGAGCGAATCTGGAAAAGGGAAAGACGATTTACTGCTCTTGCAATTAGGAGTCGCACGCGATCTGAGAAATAATCCCTTACAACCCACAAATGGTTCTTTCCTGCGCTTTGGTGTTGACCAATCTGTACCCGTAGGATTGGGAACTATTTTCCTCACAAGATTGCGCGGTAGCTATAGCAAGTACTTACCCATTGATTTTACAAACTTTACCAAAGGACCGGAAACTCTCGCTTTTAACGTTCAAGCAGGAACGATATTTGGCGATTTACCGCCCTATGAAGCTTTTTCCCTTGGTGGTAGTAACTCTGTACGGGGTTATGAAGAAGGCGGCTTGGGTAGCGGACGCAGTTTTGTCCAAGCATCAGTTGAGTATCGCTTCCCCGTATTCTCTGTAGTGAGTGGTGCCTTATTTTTTGATGTTGGTAGCGATTTAGGAACCAGTACTAGGTCAGCGGAGTTGTTGAATAAAGATGGTAGTGGTATCGGCTTTGGTGTTGGGGTGCGAGTGCAATCTCCTTTAGGACCCATTCGTATTGACTACGGTGTTAACGGTGACGGTGATAGCCGCATTAACTTTGGTATTGGGGAAAGGTTCTGA
- a CDS encoding DUF7219 family protein: MEKTMVNSKDNFLYPRGRYYGQVKPENLVFNSNLQEFAQKISYICNLETAGKIPPEDAYEQVKELWKSLKRSKRELGIGEDPFHNSDQ, translated from the coding sequence ATGGAGAAAACAATGGTCAATAGTAAAGATAATTTTCTTTATCCTCGAGGGCGTTACTACGGTCAGGTAAAGCCAGAAAATTTGGTTTTTAACTCCAATTTACAGGAATTTGCCCAAAAGATAAGTTATATTTGTAACTTGGAAACTGCAGGAAAAATACCTCCGGAGGATGCTTACGAACAGGTAAAAGAACTTTGGAAAAGTTTGAAACGGTCAAAAAGAGAACTGGGGATAGGTGAAGACCCATTCCATAACAGTGACCAGTGA